A window of Kineococcus sp. NBC_00420 genomic DNA:
GCAGATGGTCGTGCTGTCACCGGTCGCGCTGGGGATCCTCGACGTGAGCCGGCACCAGGGCGACGGCTCCCGCGCGGCCCTGGCGAAGAAGCTGCTGACCCCGCTGGCCAACCCGGTCCTCATCGCCAGCGCGGTCGGGATCCTGCTCTCGGTCACCGGCTGGACGCTGCCGACGGCACTGGCCCAGCCGCTGGACCTGCTGGCCGGGTTCGCGATCCCCGGGGCGCTGGTGGCGTTCGGGATCTCGCTGCACGGGCGCAGCCTCGCGGGCTGGCGCACTCCGCAGGTGCTGATCGCGAGCGCGCTGAAGGCGTTCCTGCAGCCCGCGGTCACCTACCTCGCGGCCCGGTCGCTCGGCCTCGACGACGCCGCGGTCTTCGCGGCCACCGTGGTCGCGGCCCTGCCCACCGCGCAGAACGTGTTCACCTACGCCGTGCGCTACGGCGTCGGGCGCGACCTGGCCCGCGACACCGTGCTGGTGACGACGATCCTGGTCGCGCCCGTGCTGCTGCTGATCAGCGTGCTGCTGCCGCACTGATCAGCGGTTCGGTCAGCGGTTGGTCTTCCACGCCGCCCACGCGCTGCCGACGATGTCGTCGAGGTCCTTCGTCGTGGACCAGCCGAGGGTGGAGGTGATGCGGGAGACGTCGGCCACCAGCTGCGGCGGGTCTCCCGCGCGGCGCTCGCGGACGTCGGGCGCGACGTCGACGCCGGTGACCCGGCGGATGACCTCGAGGACCTCGAACACCGAGGACCCCGCCCCGGAGCCC
This region includes:
- a CDS encoding AEC family transporter, yielding MSGVLTGFVVVATLVAVGYVLGRTGVLGPAGQGVVSRLVFFVGSPALLVQTLADADVHVLFSGQLLVTSSGVVVSVVVWVLLARYRLKLSREDLVIGSLASSFVNAANIGLPVAAYVLQDLTAVLPAMLLQMVVLSPVALGILDVSRHQGDGSRAALAKKLLTPLANPVLIASAVGILLSVTGWTLPTALAQPLDLLAGFAIPGALVAFGISLHGRSLAGWRTPQVLIASALKAFLQPAVTYLAARSLGLDDAAVFAATVVAALPTAQNVFTYAVRYGVGRDLARDTVLVTTILVAPVLLLISVLLPH